A region of Bacillota bacterium DNA encodes the following proteins:
- the rnhC gene encoding ribonuclease HIII: protein MTSERFTPRVGLDESGKGDYFGPLVAAAAAVVDSRVELELARLGVADSKRISDGRCLELAEAMRGLVPARVVVIGPARYNELYGRMQNVNRILAWAHARALEDLLAEVSVERVVADQFAKDPGTLDAALMARGRTVSVRQLPHAEADLAVAAASVIARARFLRELDRLSELASLELPKGATHVEAAAVELVRRGGLSYLGRFAKLHFATTKRVMAFHAGAPEAGEEARWRTGARPRRSSRGGPW from the coding sequence ATGACCAGCGAACGTTTTACGCCACGCGTGGGGCTCGACGAGTCGGGGAAGGGCGACTACTTCGGCCCTCTGGTGGCGGCGGCCGCAGCGGTCGTGGACAGCCGGGTCGAGCTTGAGCTCGCGCGGCTGGGCGTGGCCGATTCCAAACGGATCTCCGACGGCCGGTGCCTGGAGCTGGCGGAGGCCATGCGGGGCCTCGTGCCGGCCAGGGTCGTGGTCATCGGCCCGGCCCGGTACAACGAGCTGTACGGCCGCATGCAAAACGTCAACCGGATCCTGGCGTGGGCCCATGCCCGGGCTCTCGAAGACCTTCTGGCAGAGGTATCCGTGGAACGGGTGGTGGCCGATCAATTCGCGAAAGACCCGGGCACCCTGGACGCGGCGCTGATGGCGCGGGGCCGCACGGTCAGCGTGAGGCAGCTTCCGCACGCTGAAGCAGACCTGGCGGTGGCAGCCGCCTCCGTCATCGCCAGGGCGCGGTTCTTGCGCGAGCTCGACAGGCTTTCCGAACTGGCGAGCCTGGAGCTCCCCAAAGGGGCCACGCACGTAGAGGCTGCGGCGGTAGAGCTTGTCCGGCGGGGCGGCCTCTCCTACCTCGGCCGGTTTGCCAAGCTGCACTTTGCGACGACCAAGAGGGTGATGGCCTTTCATGCAGGAGCGCCCGAGGCGGGCGAAGAAGCCCGATGGCGAACAGGTGCGCGCCCCCGCCGGAGCAGCAGAGGCGGGCCGTGGTGA
- the deoC gene encoding deoxyribose-phosphate aldolase: MLSREQLARRIDHTLLKPEARPQDVERLCREAVEWGFYAVCVNPLYAARAYRFLTGSPVKVASVVGFPLGAATPLVKVVEAVEAVAAGAAEIDMVAPAGLLLEGDLDGYVQHIRTVARAIGPSTVLKVIIETGLLSDDQKRMAARIAVEQGAHFVKTSTGFGPGGATVEDVRLLKEVVGDRARVKASGKVRTLEEAIRLIEAGADRLGTSAGVAIMQQMTGAR, encoded by the coding sequence GTGCTGTCCCGTGAACAACTTGCCAGGCGCATCGACCACACGCTGCTGAAGCCGGAGGCGAGGCCCCAGGATGTGGAGCGGCTCTGCCGGGAAGCGGTGGAGTGGGGCTTTTATGCGGTCTGCGTCAACCCGCTGTATGCGGCGCGGGCCTACCGTTTCCTCACCGGCAGTCCCGTGAAGGTGGCGAGCGTAGTGGGCTTCCCGCTGGGCGCTGCCACGCCCCTGGTCAAGGTGGTGGAGGCCGTGGAGGCCGTGGCCGCCGGTGCTGCCGAGATCGACATGGTGGCGCCGGCAGGGCTTCTCCTGGAAGGCGACCTCGACGGCTACGTCCAGCACATCCGCACGGTCGCCCGCGCCATCGGGCCGTCCACCGTGCTGAAAGTGATCATCGAGACAGGGCTGTTGAGCGACGATCAGAAGCGGATGGCTGCCCGCATAGCGGTGGAGCAGGGCGCGCACTTCGTGAAGACCTCCACCGGCTTCGGGCCGGGCGGCGCCACGGTGGAGGACGTGCGGCTCCTCAAAGAGGTGGTGGGCGACCGGGCCAGGGTCAAGGCGTCCGGAAAAGTCCGCACCCTCGAGGAGGCCATTCGGCTCATCGAGGCGGGCGCCGACCGGCTGGGGACCAGCGCCGGCGTCGCCATCATGCAGCAGATGACGGGCGCCCGATGA
- a CDS encoding DMT family transporter encodes MSRLEARPYLVLAIGVAAVSSAAIWVRLSNLPPLVLAFYRLGFSAAALWPLWLAGRRQGRGAGAPAEGGPHLWRLWAAVAGVSLAAHWSVWFASLELTSVLSSTVLVTTQPLFVVFVSWLLWRQRISRGQSAALAMALLGGVVIASADALAGGSSDAARAPAGLAGESLYGDALALLAAALVSVYLLVGQRLRARVALLDYLIVVYSAGALALLAVARLLNLPLWGYPSREVWVGLGIAAVPTLIGHSALNAVVARLGASTVATAVLGEPVGASVLALVLFREWPTLLHWLGAAMILAGIYLFSLPTRNSSRREVQPSAVP; translated from the coding sequence ATGAGCAGGCTGGAGGCCCGGCCCTACCTCGTTCTGGCAATCGGGGTGGCGGCGGTCTCGTCCGCCGCCATCTGGGTGCGGTTGTCCAACCTCCCGCCGCTTGTGCTCGCCTTCTACCGGCTGGGCTTCTCGGCAGCGGCGCTGTGGCCGCTGTGGCTGGCTGGCCGCAGGCAGGGACGTGGCGCCGGGGCGCCAGCGGAGGGCGGCCCGCACCTCTGGCGGCTGTGGGCCGCCGTGGCCGGGGTGAGCCTGGCGGCGCACTGGTCGGTCTGGTTTGCCTCCCTCGAGTTGACGTCCGTACTGAGTTCCACCGTGCTGGTGACCACGCAGCCCCTCTTCGTGGTGTTTGTTTCGTGGCTGCTGTGGCGCCAGCGCATCAGCCGGGGGCAGAGCGCCGCGCTGGCCATGGCACTGCTGGGTGGGGTGGTGATCGCGTCGGCCGATGCGCTGGCCGGCGGCAGCTCGGATGCGGCGCGAGCGCCGGCCGGTCTGGCGGGGGAGAGCCTTTACGGCGACGCGCTCGCGCTCCTGGCCGCGGCGCTGGTGAGCGTCTACCTCCTGGTCGGGCAGCGGCTGCGGGCCAGGGTGGCGCTGCTCGATTACCTGATCGTGGTCTACTCGGCAGGGGCCCTGGCGCTTCTGGCGGTGGCGAGGCTGTTGAACCTGCCGCTGTGGGGCTATCCGTCTCGAGAGGTGTGGGTGGGCCTGGGGATCGCGGCCGTACCCACCCTGATCGGGCACTCGGCACTCAACGCGGTGGTGGCGCGCCTGGGTGCGTCCACGGTGGCCACTGCTGTCCTGGGAGAGCCGGTGGGCGCTTCGGTGCTCGCCCTGGTGCTGTTCAGGGAATGGCCTACCCTGCTTCACTGGCTGGGTGCAGCCATGATCCTCGCGGGAATCTACCTGTTCAGCCTTCCCACCCGTAACTCGTCTCGGCGGGAGGTGCAGCCCAGTGCTGTCCCGTGA
- a CDS encoding pitrilysin family protein, translated as MTVEAAAYETRHHQVAGDPLVEARFASGLTAYVAPKARFSQKYAVLAVHYGSIDSRFVPRGRGEVVEVPAGIAHFLEHKLFEKQEGDVFTRFAELGASANAYTSYTTTAYLFSTVDHFREALSVLLRFVQEPYFTEASVRKEQGIIEQEIRMYEDDPSRCVMVKLMQSLYHVHPVRLEIGGTVESIRKIEVPVLYLCHSTFYHPANAVLAVAGDVAPDEVFELAGEAMGGSREDGRGVVRLDPEEPAGVHSPRAQTRLAVSRPRLALGIKDVKRELSGKELVRRELAINLALDAVLGRSSDTFQELYEEGLIDDTFAARYVCDSRFAHTVTGGETPDPDRLEVRLKEALARACDQGVDADTVERLRRREIGEFIASVDNPEMIANALAVLHFRGVTPLDYLEVLEELDHRAVTEALRDHVDPARMAVSVVLPNGRNGVETGGASRGGAGGAHWR; from the coding sequence ATGACCGTGGAGGCTGCCGCCTACGAGACCCGGCACCACCAGGTCGCCGGCGACCCGCTGGTGGAGGCACGCTTCGCATCGGGCCTGACGGCCTACGTCGCGCCCAAGGCGCGCTTTTCGCAGAAGTACGCCGTGCTGGCCGTCCACTACGGTTCCATCGACAGCCGGTTCGTTCCCAGGGGCCGGGGGGAAGTGGTGGAGGTGCCGGCGGGCATCGCGCACTTCCTGGAACACAAGCTCTTCGAGAAGCAGGAGGGGGACGTGTTCACGCGGTTCGCCGAGCTCGGGGCCTCCGCCAACGCCTACACGTCCTACACCACGACGGCCTACCTCTTCTCCACCGTCGACCACTTCCGCGAGGCACTGTCGGTGCTGCTGCGCTTCGTGCAGGAACCTTACTTCACCGAGGCCTCGGTCCGGAAAGAACAGGGCATCATCGAGCAGGAGATCCGCATGTACGAGGACGATCCGAGCCGGTGCGTGATGGTCAAGCTGATGCAGTCCTTGTACCACGTGCACCCGGTCAGGTTGGAAATCGGCGGCACAGTGGAGTCGATCCGGAAGATTGAAGTGCCGGTGCTGTACCTGTGTCATTCGACTTTTTATCATCCCGCCAACGCGGTGCTGGCCGTGGCGGGCGACGTGGCGCCCGACGAGGTTTTCGAGCTGGCGGGGGAGGCGATGGGCGGCTCGCGGGAGGACGGGCGGGGCGTGGTGCGGCTGGATCCTGAGGAGCCGGCCGGCGTGCACAGCCCCCGCGCCCAGACGCGGCTTGCCGTCTCGAGGCCGCGCCTGGCGCTCGGGATCAAAGACGTGAAGCGGGAGCTGTCGGGCAAGGAGCTGGTGCGTCGCGAGCTGGCCATCAACCTGGCGCTGGACGCGGTGCTCGGGCGAAGCTCGGACACGTTCCAGGAACTCTACGAGGAGGGCTTGATCGACGATACCTTTGCCGCCCGGTACGTGTGCGACTCGCGCTTTGCCCACACGGTCACGGGCGGGGAGACGCCGGATCCCGACCGGCTCGAGGTCCGCCTCAAGGAGGCGCTGGCACGGGCCTGCGACCAGGGCGTGGACGCCGATACGGTCGAACGGCTGCGGCGAAGGGAGATCGGGGAGTTCATCGCCTCAGTGGATAACCCGGAGATGATTGCCAACGCGCTGGCGGTTCTCCACTTCCGGGGCGTTACGCCCCTGGACTACCTCGAGGTGCTGGAGGAGCTTGACCACAGGGCGGTGACCGAGGCGCTTCGGGACCATGTCGACCCCGCCAGGATGGCCGTGTCCGTGGTGCTCCCGAACGGGCGCAACGGCGTGGAAACGGGCGGTGCATCCCGGGGCGGGGCTGGCGGCGCGCACTGGAGATGA
- a CDS encoding pitrilysin family protein yields MSRLADDRNWFTTREVAGLRLHVLTTRKFKVETARLALRLPLRREDVTANALVPFVLRRGTRQLPTLKAIARHLEGLYGARLGVDVSKIGGTQLVEIRGEAVADAYLPGHGPGTGQLEALLRLIFEVLLEPAMADGQLVPQYVQQEKEILRRRIEGVINNKRQYALHRLIEEMFAGEPFALHRLGRLEDLPALDAAALFRHYRERILGFPADLLVVNGAGADSVAELTQRVLDALGYRPGAQERHEPAPAAARDGRGQDGTPKSAPPRVVTEAQDVRQGVLALGYRTPVRFDSPDYPAMVMYNGVLGGFPHSKLFTHVRERNSLAYFVYSRLESSQGALIVSAGIDPGLRDKALAIIERQIAAMRQGEMEAGELEATRRALIRRWRVSEDEPNTLIDHYLSGLVNGRQRPFSELIADVRRIGADQIVAAAQTVTPDTFYFLTSNAAEARVAQGATVRQEGDASTL; encoded by the coding sequence ATGAGCCGCCTGGCCGACGACCGCAACTGGTTCACGACCCGGGAAGTCGCAGGCCTGCGCTTGCACGTCCTGACCACCCGCAAGTTCAAGGTGGAGACGGCGAGGCTTGCCCTGCGGCTGCCTCTGCGCCGCGAGGACGTGACGGCCAACGCGCTGGTTCCCTTCGTACTTCGGCGCGGTACCCGGCAGCTCCCCACCCTGAAGGCCATCGCACGTCACCTGGAGGGGCTGTACGGGGCACGGCTGGGCGTAGACGTGAGCAAGATCGGCGGGACGCAGCTCGTGGAGATCCGTGGCGAGGCGGTCGCCGACGCCTACCTGCCCGGTCACGGGCCGGGCACCGGGCAACTCGAAGCCCTGCTGCGCCTGATCTTCGAGGTGCTGCTGGAACCCGCCATGGCGGACGGGCAGCTGGTGCCCCAGTACGTGCAGCAGGAGAAGGAGATCCTGCGGCGGCGCATCGAGGGTGTCATCAACAACAAGCGGCAGTACGCCCTGCACCGGCTCATCGAGGAAATGTTCGCGGGCGAGCCGTTCGCCCTGCACCGCCTGGGGCGCCTGGAAGACCTGCCGGCCCTGGACGCGGCGGCCCTTTTCCGCCATTACCGCGAACGGATTCTGGGCTTCCCCGCCGACCTGCTGGTGGTGAACGGCGCCGGCGCGGACAGCGTCGCGGAGCTCACGCAGCGCGTGCTGGACGCCCTGGGCTACCGGCCGGGGGCGCAGGAACGGCACGAGCCCGCACCGGCGGCTGCGCGGGACGGCAGGGGGCAGGACGGGACGCCGAAGAGCGCACCCCCCCGCGTCGTGACCGAGGCGCAGGACGTCCGCCAGGGAGTCCTTGCCCTGGGCTACCGGACGCCCGTGCGGTTCGACTCGCCGGACTACCCGGCCATGGTCATGTACAACGGGGTGCTGGGTGGCTTTCCGCATTCCAAGCTCTTCACCCACGTGCGCGAGAGAAACTCGCTCGCCTACTTCGTGTACAGCCGACTGGAGTCGAGCCAGGGTGCGCTGATCGTGAGCGCCGGCATCGACCCCGGATTACGGGACAAGGCGCTTGCCATCATCGAGCGCCAGATCGCGGCCATGCGCCAGGGCGAGATGGAGGCCGGCGAACTGGAGGCCACGAGGCGTGCCCTCATCCGCCGGTGGCGCGTTAGCGAGGACGAGCCGAACACCCTCATCGATCACTACTTGAGCGGCCTCGTCAACGGCCGCCAGCGCCCGTTTTCCGAACTCATCGCGGACGTCAGACGGATCGGGGCCGACCAGATCGTGGCGGCGGCGCAAACAGTGACCCCGGACACGTTCTACTTCCTCACCTCGAACGCTGCGGAGGCCCGGGTGGCGCAGGGCGCAACGGTCCGGCAAGAGGGGGATGCTTCAACGCTATGA
- a CDS encoding DEAD/DEAH box helicase, which translates to MDHTIDHRGNLEPSLLEAAPSVYRGFRLDPFQQEAIASVEAGVSTLVAAPTGTGKTLVADYLIERTFARGQRVVYTAPIKALSNQKFKEFKRLLGPDAVGILTGDVVINPDAAVTIMTTEVFRNLLHLEARRLDGVTWVIFDEIHYIDDPERGSVWEESLLFLPPAIQFLGLSATIPNARQLADWLEAVQGRKVHVVVSYDRAVPLEHHLYEPTLGFTTRARLVRHARKLEARGGYWPKGRRIEGYGHRLHYPPVDPLALLDRAGPDRLPALFFFFSRRVAEYHARELAAIRDYLTASGRQEVRRVVAEVLAPYPESAARRVEHLLPMWERGVGFHHAGMLPAVKDVVEELFERRLLYVLFCTETFAVGVNFPCRTVFFGSLRKYDGIEYRPITNREYFQMAGRAGRRGIDERGYVYAAVDLNEIDAQAVPSLDEADVEPLRSQFVLSYNTVLNLLSRFDADEAREVIRRNFAAFQARVTRERLEREIAGLQHRVAQLSERGPARVIRKARRALLGLRERLAAQPGPEQFAQEFDRRRRVLEDLDYLRDGAELTSRGEMARHVHVQELLVTELLAEGFLRSLAPAELLALSVAVDYEPRRSEHVPRHVPFAMEPVYRALRAITGAELRRLGYTTVRFGPHLAPAVVAWANGHSLDECLRLSEVDEGDFVFAVRRGIDLLRQIRTAAEGDPFLEAAVGEAIRAADRDEVAVVL; encoded by the coding sequence GTGGATCACACCATCGACCATCGAGGTAATCTTGAGCCATCACTCCTCGAAGCAGCGCCTTCCGTCTACCGGGGGTTCCGCCTCGACCCGTTCCAGCAGGAGGCCATCGCGTCGGTCGAGGCCGGGGTTTCCACCCTGGTGGCCGCTCCTACCGGCACCGGAAAGACGCTCGTCGCGGACTACCTCATCGAGCGCACGTTCGCAAGAGGGCAGCGGGTCGTCTATACGGCGCCCATCAAGGCGCTGTCCAACCAGAAGTTCAAGGAGTTCAAGCGCCTGCTCGGGCCGGACGCCGTCGGCATCCTGACCGGGGACGTGGTCATCAACCCCGACGCGGCGGTTACCATCATGACCACAGAGGTGTTCCGCAACCTGCTGCACCTCGAGGCCCGGCGCCTGGACGGCGTAACCTGGGTCATCTTCGACGAGATCCACTACATCGACGACCCGGAGCGGGGGTCCGTCTGGGAGGAGAGCCTGCTTTTCCTGCCGCCCGCCATCCAGTTCCTGGGGCTTTCGGCCACCATCCCCAATGCCCGGCAACTGGCCGACTGGCTCGAGGCGGTGCAGGGGCGGAAGGTGCACGTCGTCGTGTCGTACGACCGGGCCGTCCCGCTGGAGCACCACCTCTACGAGCCCACGCTGGGCTTCACCACGCGGGCGCGCCTCGTGCGTCACGCCCGCAAGCTGGAGGCCCGGGGCGGGTACTGGCCGAAAGGCCGCCGAATCGAGGGTTACGGCCACCGCCTGCACTACCCGCCGGTGGATCCCCTGGCGCTCCTCGACAGGGCGGGGCCCGACCGGCTTCCCGCGCTCTTTTTCTTCTTCAGCCGGCGCGTGGCAGAGTACCACGCCCGGGAGCTGGCCGCCATCCGGGATTACCTGACGGCCAGCGGCCGGCAGGAGGTTCGCCGCGTCGTCGCCGAGGTGCTGGCCCCTTACCCCGAGAGCGCGGCCCGGCGGGTGGAGCATCTCTTGCCGATGTGGGAGCGGGGGGTGGGCTTCCACCACGCGGGGATGCTTCCGGCCGTGAAGGACGTGGTCGAAGAACTCTTCGAGCGGCGCTTGCTGTACGTCCTTTTCTGCACGGAGACGTTCGCGGTGGGTGTCAACTTCCCGTGCCGCACGGTCTTTTTCGGGTCGCTCCGCAAGTACGACGGGATCGAGTACCGCCCCATCACCAACCGCGAGTACTTCCAGATGGCCGGGCGGGCCGGGCGGCGTGGGATTGACGAGCGCGGCTACGTGTATGCGGCGGTGGACCTCAACGAGATCGACGCGCAGGCCGTGCCCTCTCTGGATGAAGCCGACGTCGAGCCCCTGCGCAGCCAGTTCGTGCTCAGCTACAACACGGTGCTCAACCTGCTGAGCCGGTTCGACGCCGATGAGGCTCGGGAGGTGATCCGGCGCAACTTTGCCGCGTTCCAGGCGCGCGTCACCCGGGAGCGCCTGGAGCGGGAGATCGCCGGCCTGCAGCACCGGGTCGCGCAACTTTCGGAACGAGGGCCTGCCAGGGTGATCCGCAAGGCGCGGCGGGCGCTGTTGGGGCTGCGGGAACGGCTCGCTGCCCAACCGGGGCCCGAGCAGTTCGCGCAGGAATTCGACCGCCGCCGGAGGGTGCTGGAGGACCTGGATTACCTGCGCGACGGCGCCGAACTCACCTCGCGGGGCGAGATGGCACGGCACGTCCACGTACAGGAGCTTCTGGTCACCGAGCTTCTGGCGGAGGGCTTCCTGCGCTCGCTGGCGCCGGCGGAGCTTCTCGCCCTGAGCGTGGCGGTGGATTACGAGCCGAGGCGCTCGGAGCACGTGCCGCGCCACGTTCCGTTCGCCATGGAGCCGGTCTACCGCGCGCTGCGCGCCATCACCGGGGCGGAGTTGCGCCGCCTGGGCTACACGACCGTGCGCTTCGGGCCGCACCTGGCGCCGGCGGTGGTCGCGTGGGCCAACGGCCACAGCCTCGACGAGTGCCTGCGCTTGAGCGAGGTGGACGAGGGCGACTTCGTCTTCGCGGTGCGCCGGGGCATCGATCTGCTGCGCCAGATCCGCACAGCGGCCGAGGGCGACCCGTTCCTGGAGGCGGCGGTGGGCGAAGCGATACGGGCGGCCGACCGGGACGAGGTCGCTGTGGTGCTGTAG
- a CDS encoding phosphatidylglycerophosphatase A — MQARWLPTSARALLAMRGVDLDPIVRLVFRLQKPYVKDLTLEACRESVDHVVEKREVQFAVLTGVTLDVMAEEGRLDEPLASVLRANSHLYGIDEVLALSIVNVYGSIGLSNFGYLDQERPPELDQALPGEPSRVHTFLDDILAAIVAAACARLAHRAADARERAAAAPPAAQAREATEK, encoded by the coding sequence ATGCAGGCCAGGTGGCTCCCGACCAGCGCCCGCGCGCTTCTGGCAATGAGAGGCGTGGACCTCGATCCCATCGTGCGCCTCGTCTTCCGGCTCCAGAAGCCGTACGTGAAGGATCTAACCCTGGAGGCGTGCCGGGAGAGCGTGGATCACGTGGTGGAAAAGCGGGAGGTTCAATTTGCCGTCCTCACCGGGGTCACCCTGGACGTGATGGCCGAGGAGGGCAGGCTGGACGAGCCGCTGGCGAGCGTGCTTCGCGCAAACTCCCATCTGTACGGGATCGACGAGGTGCTGGCGCTGAGCATCGTCAACGTGTACGGCAGCATCGGGCTGTCCAATTTCGGCTACCTCGACCAGGAACGCCCGCCCGAACTCGACCAGGCGCTGCCCGGCGAGCCATCCCGGGTCCACACCTTCCTGGACGACATCCTGGCCGCCATCGTTGCGGCGGCCTGCGCCCGCCTCGCACACCGAGCGGCGGATGCCCGCGAGAGGGCGGCAGCCGCGCCGCCCGCGGCTCAGGCACGCGAGGCCACAGAGAAGTGA
- a CDS encoding cupredoxin domain-containing protein, translating to MKPRISSRPFVAAIFVLGLMVVVAACGGGSSRQQSSSSQPSASSSPPPAATSAPPSTTATTPPAASAPESSASAASGGIEVIATDEGGQFRFSPATIEARPGQQLAIRVVNKGASAHDFSLADLKVETGLIDPGREKTITFTAPSRPGEYQFVCTVPGHLQLGMQGKLVVR from the coding sequence ATGAAGCCTCGAATCTCCTCCCGTCCGTTCGTCGCGGCCATCTTCGTCCTGGGACTGATGGTAGTCGTGGCAGCCTGCGGCGGCGGTTCCTCCCGGCAGCAGAGCAGCTCGTCCCAGCCCTCCGCCTCTTCGTCTCCGCCACCGGCCGCCACCTCCGCCCCGCCGTCCACGACGGCCACCACGCCTCCTGCCGCGTCGGCTCCGGAGAGTTCGGCGTCGGCCGCCTCGGGCGGCATCGAAGTCATCGCTACCGACGAGGGCGGTCAGTTCCGGTTCAGCCCGGCCACCATTGAAGCCAGGCCCGGCCAGCAACTGGCCATCCGGGTGGTCAACAAGGGCGCCAGCGCTCACGACTTTTCCCTCGCCGACCTGAAGGTGGAAACCGGCCTGATCGATCCCGGCCGGGAGAAGACCATCACCTTCACGGCGCCGTCCAGGCCGGGTGAGTACCAGTTCGTGTGCACCGTGCCCGGTCATCTTCAGCTCGGTATGCAGGGCAAGCTCGTCGTCCGCTGA
- the extP gene encoding selenite/tellurite reduction operon b-type cytochrome ExtP has protein sequence MSVLERIKATRVFKSIYRNPYPNTTKTRLAIMVDSLVLHLHPARIVRRGTWVTYTWGLGGLSAWMFVILTITGVFLMWYYIPNVSDAYWSIRAIESEVVFGQFMRNLHRWAAHAMVILVFLHMCRVFYTGAYKPPREFNWVIGVTLLTVTFLLSFTGYLLPWDQLAYWAITVGTNIGGATPFIGDRINFLLLGGYEIGQPTLIRWYTLHVIFLPLLTIALMSLHFWRVRKDGGISTPVVEDEAEGPGYPPVMEQEG, from the coding sequence ATGTCGGTACTTGAGCGGATCAAGGCGACCCGGGTCTTCAAGTCCATCTACCGTAACCCCTACCCCAATACCACCAAGACGCGGCTTGCCATCATGGTCGACAGCCTGGTGCTGCACCTGCACCCGGCGCGCATCGTCCGCCGGGGCACCTGGGTGACGTACACGTGGGGTCTGGGCGGGCTTTCGGCGTGGATGTTCGTCATCCTGACCATCACGGGCGTCTTCCTGATGTGGTACTACATTCCCAATGTCAGCGACGCCTACTGGTCCATCCGCGCCATCGAAAGCGAGGTCGTCTTCGGGCAGTTCATGCGTAACCTGCACCGCTGGGCGGCCCACGCCATGGTCATCCTGGTCTTCCTGCACATGTGCCGGGTCTTCTACACGGGCGCTTACAAGCCGCCCCGGGAGTTCAACTGGGTCATCGGCGTGACCCTCCTGACGGTCACGTTCCTCCTGAGCTTCACCGGATACCTGCTGCCGTGGGACCAGCTCGCCTACTGGGCCATCACCGTCGGCACCAACATCGGCGGCGCGACCCCGTTCATCGGCGACCGGATCAACTTCCTGCTCCTGGGCGGCTACGAGATCGGCCAGCCCACCCTCATCCGCTGGTACACGCTGCACGTCATCTTTCTGCCGCTTCTCACCATCGCGCTGATGTCCCTGCACTTCTGGCGGGTTCGAAAAGACGGCGGCATTTCGACGCCGGTAGTGGAGGACGAGGCGGAGGGGCCCGGTTATCCTCCCGTGATGGAGCAGGAGGGGTGA
- a CDS encoding menaquinol-cytochrome C reductase translates to MDKGMAHERTATRTVTAPRPVQAQAQAAAGRPKLNPDEKVLVWPYLVRIEFIAALLFLLLLSLMAVFIDAPLAPLANPDVTPNPAKAPWYFLGLQELLLHMDKALAGVIVPGAVLLGLAALPYIDVRRKGTGIWFHSKRGVPITLFSFFYTAAWNVSLILIDEFLPVPGEAGAHGIGPIVKYWLSNARDAGWLFGVSDRVINAIAGWIVPTFIMLFIPASLVLILRRRWQADTREAAMGLFTFFVASFLVLTIVGTAFRGPGMRLMWPWEVGAANH, encoded by the coding sequence GTGGATAAAGGCATGGCCCACGAGCGCACTGCCACCCGGACGGTGACGGCCCCGCGCCCGGTCCAGGCTCAGGCCCAGGCGGCCGCAGGCCGTCCAAAGCTGAACCCCGACGAAAAGGTGCTGGTCTGGCCGTATCTCGTCCGCATCGAGTTCATCGCGGCGCTGCTGTTCTTGTTGTTGCTGTCGCTGATGGCCGTCTTCATCGACGCGCCGCTGGCGCCGCTTGCCAATCCCGATGTGACGCCCAACCCCGCCAAGGCGCCGTGGTACTTCCTGGGGCTGCAGGAGTTGCTGCTGCACATGGACAAGGCGCTGGCCGGCGTCATCGTCCCCGGCGCCGTACTCCTCGGCCTTGCGGCGCTGCCGTACATCGACGTCCGCCGCAAGGGGACGGGCATCTGGTTTCACAGCAAGAGGGGCGTGCCCATCACGCTGTTCAGCTTCTTCTACACCGCCGCGTGGAACGTGAGCCTCATTTTGATCGACGAGTTCCTCCCCGTGCCCGGGGAGGCCGGTGCTCACGGGATCGGGCCCATCGTCAAGTACTGGCTGAGCAACGCCCGCGATGCCGGTTGGCTCTTCGGGGTCAGCGACCGGGTCATCAACGCCATCGCGGGCTGGATCGTGCCCACGTTCATCATGCTCTTCATCCCGGCATCGCTGGTGCTGATCCTGCGCCGGCGCTGGCAGGCCGACACCCGGGAGGCGGCGATGGGGCTGTTCACGTTCTTCGTGGCCTCGTTCTTGGTGCTGACCATCGTCGGCACCGCTTTCCGGGGACCGGGCATGCGGCTGATGTGGCCCTGGGAGGTCGGGGCCGCCAACCACTGA
- a CDS encoding Rieske 2Fe-2S domain-containing protein — MASEQAGKDRAEAADRQAPARAQVTPAAPQASRQAAAAATAQAPARPADGSAPSPPRAAAAGAARAAEPAPGDPEMRRRILMRWLMWGSAFVFFAQSALAGLAMFWPRRVLGFGSKVDAGPVSSFPAGSVTKFREGKFWLSRLDNGVIALYWRCTHLGCTVPWREDEQLFHCPCHGSIYERTGQNIAGPAPRPLDYMTVEIVNGRIIVNTREIHERAVHLPQHVTPV; from the coding sequence ATGGCATCGGAACAAGCAGGCAAGGACCGTGCCGAGGCCGCCGACCGGCAGGCCCCGGCCAGGGCACAGGTGACGCCCGCGGCCCCACAGGCGAGCCGCCAGGCCGCCGCTGCTGCTACAGCGCAGGCACCGGCCCGGCCGGCGGACGGGAGCGCGCCGTCGCCGCCCCGCGCGGCGGCCGCCGGGGCGGCCCGCGCAGCGGAGCCCGCTCCCGGCGACCCGGAGATGCGCCGCCGCATCCTCATGCGGTGGCTCATGTGGGGTTCGGCGTTCGTCTTCTTCGCCCAGAGCGCGCTGGCAGGCCTCGCCATGTTCTGGCCGCGCCGCGTCCTGGGCTTCGGTTCCAAGGTGGACGCCGGGCCGGTCAGCAGCTTCCCGGCCGGATCGGTCACCAAGTTCCGTGAGGGCAAGTTCTGGCTGAGCCGCCTGGACAATGGCGTCATCGCTCTTTACTGGCGCTGCACGCACCTGGGCTGCACGGTTCCGTGGCGGGAGGACGAACAGCTCTTCCACTGCCCGTGCCACGGCTCCATATACGAGCGCACGGGCCAGAACATCGCCGGGCCAGCGCCCCGGCCGCTCGACTACATGACCGTGGAGATCGTCAACGGCCGCATCATCGTCAACACCCGGGAGATCCACGAGCGGGCCGTCCACCTGCCGCAGCACGTGACGCCCGTTTGA